One window of Perca fluviatilis chromosome 12, GENO_Pfluv_1.0, whole genome shotgun sequence genomic DNA carries:
- the tra2b gene encoding transformer-2 protein homolog beta isoform X4, protein MSNRRRHIGNRANPDPNGCVGVFGLSLYTTERDLREVFSKYGPLADVSIVYDQQSRRSRGFAFVYFENTGDAKEAKERANGMELDGRRIRVDFSITKRPHTPTPGIYMGRPTYGGGGGGGSSSGGSGSGPSGPRRNSRDYDRGYDRGYDRGYDRGGYERYDDRDHYRSYRRRSPSPYYRGAYRSRSRSRSYSPRRY, encoded by the exons CGTGGGAGTGTTTGGCCTGAGCTTGTACACCACGGAGAGGGATCTGAGGGAAGTCTTCTCTAAATACGGCCCCCTGGCGGATGTCTCTATTGTGTATGACCAGCAGTCGAGGCGTTCCAGGGGCTTTGCTTTTGTGTACTTTGAGAACACCGGTGATGCCAAGGAG GCAAAGGAACGAGCAAACGGCATGGAGCTGGATGGTCGTAGGATCAGGGTAGACTTCTCCATCACAAAAAGACCTCACACCCCAACCCCTGGAATCTACATGGGCCGACCCACATA tggtggtggtggtggtggtggtagtaGTAGTGGAGGTAGTGGAAGTGGTCCAAGTGGTCCTCGCCGCAACTCACGAGACTATGACCGTGGATACGACCGCGGATACGACCGAGGATACGACAGAGGCGGCTATGAACGCTACGACGACAGGGATCACTACAGGTCATACAG AAGGCGATCTCCGTCCCCATACTACAGAGGGGCTTATAGGTCTCGGTCCAGGTCGCGGTCTTATTCTCCCC GTCGCTATTGA